A genome region from Dickeya dadantii NCPPB 898 includes the following:
- the mutY gene encoding A/G-specific adenine glycosylase, translated as MMQAQQFAQQVLEWYERYGRKTLPWQLEKTPYKVWLSEVMLQQTQVTTVIPYFERFMARFPTVAELAAAPLDEVLHLWTGLGYYARARNLHKAAQTIVDRHGGEFPTRFDDIADLPGVGRSTAGAILSLSLGQHYPILDGNVKRVLARCYAVAGWPGKKEVEKRLWTLSETVTPEHGVEKFNQAMMDLGAMVCTRSRPKCELCPLSNDCIAYANHSWAEYPGKKPKQTLPEKTAWFLLIQNGQTVWLEQRPAVGLWGGLYCFPQFPNPDDLTQWLDQRGIRRQALRQGIAFRHTFSHFHLDIVPMWLELSDQGSCMDEGTGLWYNLAQPPSVGLAAPVERLLRQLAQPQSVFADACAHNEEQA; from the coding sequence ATGATGCAAGCGCAACAGTTCGCGCAACAGGTACTGGAGTGGTACGAGCGCTACGGCCGTAAAACCCTGCCCTGGCAACTTGAAAAAACGCCCTATAAAGTCTGGCTGTCGGAAGTAATGCTACAACAGACCCAGGTGACCACCGTCATTCCCTATTTTGAACGGTTTATGGCGCGTTTTCCCACGGTGGCCGAACTGGCGGCGGCGCCGCTGGATGAGGTGCTGCATCTGTGGACCGGGCTTGGTTATTACGCCCGCGCCCGCAATCTGCACAAAGCGGCGCAGACCATCGTCGACCGCCACGGCGGCGAGTTTCCGACTCGTTTTGACGACATCGCCGACCTGCCCGGCGTAGGCCGTTCCACCGCCGGCGCCATTCTTTCGCTGTCGCTCGGTCAGCACTACCCGATTCTGGACGGCAACGTCAAACGCGTGCTGGCGCGCTGCTACGCCGTGGCGGGCTGGCCGGGGAAAAAAGAGGTCGAGAAACGGCTATGGACGCTGAGCGAAACCGTCACGCCCGAGCACGGCGTCGAAAAGTTCAATCAGGCGATGATGGATCTGGGCGCGATGGTCTGCACCCGCAGCCGCCCGAAATGCGAACTGTGCCCGCTCAGTAACGACTGCATCGCTTACGCTAATCATAGCTGGGCCGAGTATCCCGGCAAGAAACCCAAACAGACGCTGCCGGAAAAAACCGCCTGGTTCTTATTGATACAAAACGGACAAACCGTCTGGCTGGAACAGCGCCCGGCGGTCGGCCTGTGGGGCGGCCTGTATTGCTTCCCGCAGTTCCCCAATCCGGATGACCTGACGCAATGGCTCGACCAACGCGGCATTCGGCGGCAGGCGCTGCGTCAGGGCATTGCTTTTCGTCATACCTTTAGCCACTTCCACCTGGACATCGTGCCGATGTGGCTGGAACTTTCCGACCAAGGTTCCTGCATGGATGAAGGTACCGGTCTCTGGTATAACTTAGCGCAGCCGCCGTCCGTAGGGCTCGCCGCCCCGGTAGAACGGCTGTTACGCCAGTTGGCGCAGCCGCAATCGGTCTTCGCCGACGCCTGCGCACATAATGAGGAACAAGCATGA
- a CDS encoding DUF2884 domain-containing protein, which produces MLRKMTLGALMLLAWQAQAAYQCNVQPQDDIIISPQSVKVVGASGNLQISPQGDILSNGSALNLDAGQRQQAKAYQAELRQQLPWIDEGAKQHLEKARQALDKVIVQQLGSDSNVRNRLGTLDEQLKQQMNRIIEHRSDGLTFHHQAIKQVEQDGRQIVERSLGGVLQDSLNEMGVKQMGSGGGNPLQAMMGNLGGLQKAIQTEWNNQEMDFQRFGHDVCNRVTALENQRQMLVQSIK; this is translated from the coding sequence ATGTTGCGTAAAATGACCTTGGGTGCATTGATGTTACTGGCCTGGCAAGCGCAGGCGGCCTATCAGTGCAATGTTCAACCTCAGGACGACATCATCATCAGTCCGCAGAGTGTGAAAGTGGTCGGCGCCAGCGGCAATCTGCAGATTTCGCCGCAGGGCGACATACTGAGCAACGGCAGCGCGCTGAACCTCGATGCCGGTCAGCGTCAGCAGGCCAAAGCCTACCAGGCTGAACTGCGTCAGCAACTGCCGTGGATTGACGAAGGCGCAAAGCAGCATCTGGAGAAGGCTCGTCAGGCGCTGGACAAGGTGATTGTGCAACAGCTGGGCAGCGACAGTAATGTGCGCAACCGTCTCGGCACGCTGGATGAACAGTTAAAGCAGCAGATGAACCGGATTATCGAACACCGTAGCGATGGCCTGACCTTCCATCATCAGGCGATTAAGCAGGTTGAGCAGGACGGACGGCAGATTGTTGAACGCAGTCTGGGCGGCGTCTTGCAGGATAGCCTCAACGAAATGGGCGTCAAGCAGATGGGCAGTGGCGGCGGTAATCCGCTGCAGGCGATGATGGGCAATCTGGGCGGCTTGCAGAAAGCGATCCAGACCGAGTGGAACAATCAGGAAATGGATTTTCAGCGTTTTGGCCACGATGTCTGCAATCGGGTGACGGCGCTGGAAAATCAACGCCAGATGTTAGTGCAGTCAATTAAATAG
- a CDS encoding Fic family protein, producing MAQFNHFELSLLNPSFDSPLVDALTELELLRHLRLETDVHPILFAQLKAVFHMLESLGSARIEGNHTTLADYVESKVEGTQSSTDQLKEINNIEAAMEFIDEHLNNGDEITEYFIRELHSLAVVGLQQEGDKTPGAYRQHNVSIAQSDHLPPDHIHVPDYMSELTALINRADKPKYDLMKIALVHHRFGWIHPFGNGNGRTVRLLTYALLIKYGFNVQAGGRVLNPTAVFCNDRERYYAMLSLADKGTEQGLEEWCLYVLSGISSELKKVDQLTNHAFLSTKILYPAIDFSSERGLINPLESKVLKRVVELGTIKAGDLRAALPDLKPAQVTYQLGKLIDRGLLQPVEEGARSYTAKFSNSYLIRGVIKALREEGFIPDL from the coding sequence ATGGCTCAATTTAATCACTTTGAACTCTCGCTCCTGAACCCCAGTTTTGACTCCCCTTTGGTCGATGCGCTGACGGAACTGGAGTTACTCCGGCATCTGAGGCTGGAAACGGATGTTCACCCTATCCTGTTTGCGCAGTTGAAAGCCGTTTTCCACATGCTGGAGAGTCTGGGCTCTGCGAGGATTGAGGGAAACCACACCACGCTTGCCGACTATGTGGAAAGCAAAGTCGAAGGAACACAGAGTTCGACGGATCAGCTCAAAGAAATCAACAATATTGAAGCCGCGATGGAATTCATCGACGAGCATCTAAATAATGGTGATGAGATAACGGAATATTTTATCCGCGAGCTACATAGTCTGGCGGTTGTCGGGTTGCAACAGGAAGGCGATAAAACGCCCGGTGCCTATCGACAACATAACGTCAGCATCGCTCAGTCTGACCATTTACCGCCGGATCATATCCACGTTCCTGACTATATGTCAGAACTGACCGCCCTTATTAACCGTGCTGATAAACCAAAATATGATCTGATGAAGATTGCGCTGGTGCATCACCGTTTTGGCTGGATACACCCATTTGGCAACGGTAATGGCAGAACGGTCAGACTGCTGACCTATGCGTTATTGATCAAGTATGGTTTTAATGTGCAGGCAGGTGGCCGGGTTCTTAATCCGACAGCGGTATTCTGTAACGATCGTGAGCGTTATTACGCCATGCTATCGTTAGCGGATAAAGGAACTGAGCAGGGCTTAGAAGAATGGTGTTTATATGTACTTTCGGGAATTTCATCTGAGTTGAAGAAAGTCGATCAACTGACAAACCATGCTTTTTTGAGTACGAAAATACTGTATCCGGCGATCGACTTTTCATCTGAAAGAGGGTTAATAAACCCGTTGGAATCTAAGGTACTGAAACGCGTTGTCGAGCTAGGGACGATAAAAGCGGGTGATCTCCGCGCCGCCTTACCTGACCTAAAACCGGCGCAGGTGACTTATCAACTTGGCAAGTTGATCGACCGGGGACTGCTCCAGCCAGTGGAAGAGGGAGCCCGTTCCTATACGGCGAAGTTTTCTAACTCATATTTGATTCGTGGTGTGATTAAGGCCCTGCGTGAAGAAGGGTTTATTCCTGATTTGTGA
- the mltC gene encoding membrane-bound lytic murein transglycosylase MltC — MKKLFALLLVAPLLISCSSKKGGENNEAFIKDTNAFDILMGQFANNIENIWGLNEVLIAGPKDYVKYSDQYMTRSHVNFDAGTITIETISSTNYEASLRQAIITTLLMGDNASNTDLYSDANDIQISREPLLYGQVLDNTGQPIRWEGRAGNFADYLIQNKLQRRTAGMRVIWSVTIQLVPDHLDQRAHKYLPMVRQASERYGIDASLILAIMQTESSFNPYAVSRSDALGLMQVVQHSAGRDVFKMKGKWGQPSRSYLFDPENNIDTGTAYLSMLKNVYLSGIQDPTSQRYAVITAYNGGAGSVLRVFSSDKDTAFGRINNMSPGEVYQTLTTRHPSAESRHYLYKVNTAQKNYRGYSR, encoded by the coding sequence ATGAAGAAACTGTTTGCTTTGCTGCTTGTTGCCCCGTTGTTGATTTCCTGCTCCAGCAAAAAAGGAGGCGAGAACAACGAGGCTTTTATCAAAGACACCAACGCCTTCGACATTTTGATGGGGCAATTCGCCAACAACATCGAAAACATTTGGGGATTGAACGAGGTTCTGATCGCCGGCCCCAAAGACTACGTCAAATACTCCGACCAATATATGACGCGTAGTCACGTCAACTTCGACGCCGGTACCATCACCATCGAAACCATTTCTTCTACTAATTATGAGGCCAGCCTGCGTCAGGCGATCATCACCACCTTGCTGATGGGCGATAACGCCAGCAACACCGACCTCTATTCCGACGCCAACGATATCCAGATCAGCCGCGAACCGTTGCTGTACGGTCAGGTGCTGGATAACACCGGCCAGCCGATTCGCTGGGAAGGCCGCGCCGGCAACTTCGCCGATTATCTGATCCAGAATAAGCTGCAGCGCCGCACCGCCGGCATGCGCGTGATCTGGTCGGTCACGATTCAACTGGTGCCGGACCACCTGGATCAACGCGCGCACAAATACCTGCCGATGGTGCGTCAGGCCTCCGAACGCTACGGTATCGACGCCTCGCTGATCCTGGCCATCATGCAGACCGAATCCAGTTTCAACCCCTACGCAGTCAGCCGTTCCGACGCGCTGGGGTTGATGCAGGTGGTGCAGCACAGCGCCGGCCGCGACGTGTTCAAAATGAAGGGCAAATGGGGACAGCCGAGCCGTAGCTACCTGTTTGACCCGGAGAACAACATCGACACCGGTACCGCTTATCTGTCGATGCTGAAAAATGTCTACCTGTCGGGCATTCAGGACCCAACGTCGCAGCGCTACGCCGTCATCACCGCCTATAACGGCGGCGCAGGCAGTGTGCTTAGAGTCTTCTCCAGCGATAAGGACACAGCGTTCGGCCGCATCAATAACATGTCGCCCGGAGAGGTCTACCAGACCCTGACGACGCGCCATCCGTCCGCTGAATCACGGCATTATCTGTACAAGGTCAACACCGCGCAGAAAAACTATCGCGGTTACAGCCGCTGA
- a CDS encoding YggL family protein gives MAKNRSRRLRKKLHIDEFQEFGFSVSWRFPQETSVEAIDRLLDLFVDEVIEPNGLAFEGSGYLQWEGLVCMQKLGNCTDEHRELVRKWLDANQMTDVTVSDLFDIWWDLPANLG, from the coding sequence ATGGCTAAGAATCGGAGTCGTCGTTTACGTAAAAAGCTGCACATCGATGAATTTCAGGAATTCGGCTTCTCGGTAAGCTGGCGTTTCCCGCAGGAAACCAGTGTGGAAGCGATCGATCGCTTGCTGGATCTGTTTGTCGATGAAGTGATCGAGCCGAATGGGCTGGCGTTCGAAGGCAGCGGTTATCTGCAGTGGGAAGGGTTGGTGTGCATGCAGAAACTGGGTAATTGCACCGATGAACATCGCGAACTGGTACGCAAATGGCTGGACGCGAACCAGATGACGGACGTAACGGTCAGCGATCTGTTTGACATCTGGTGGGATCTGCCCGCCAACCTCGGTTAA
- the ansP gene encoding L-asparagine permease has translation MNQHKNETEHHAKRRWLDSHEAGYHKSMGNRQVQMIAIGGSIGTGLFLGAGARLQMAGPALALVYLVCGIFSFFILRALGELIVHRPSSGSFVSYAREFLGEKASYVAGWMYFLNWAMTGIVDITAVALYIHYWGTFAEVPQWMFALGALAIVTTMNMIGVKWFAEMEFWFALIKVAAISLFLVVGTIFLGTGKTLDGNVPGLHLITDNGGLFPHGLLPALVLVQGVIFAFAGVELIGTAAGECKDPEKTLPKAVNSVIWRIGLFYVGSVILLVCLLPWNAYQAGQSPFVTFFSKLGVPYIGTIMNIVVLSAALSSLNSGLYSTGRILRSLSQGGSAPKFLGNMSAQSVPYAGILVTVCIHIIGVFLNYIVPSQVFEIVLNVASLGIISSWAFIIICQMKLRQAIHQGKASPVAFRMPLAPFSSWLTLAFLFSVLVLMALDYPNGTWTIATIPVLAIMLIAGWYGLRKQKEEVNRLKAEHEKTAA, from the coding sequence ATGAATCAACATAAAAACGAAACCGAACACCACGCCAAACGACGCTGGCTCGACTCACATGAAGCGGGTTACCACAAAAGCATGGGTAACCGCCAGGTGCAGATGATCGCCATCGGCGGTTCGATCGGCACCGGTTTATTTCTGGGCGCAGGCGCACGGCTGCAGATGGCCGGCCCGGCGCTGGCGCTGGTTTATCTGGTGTGCGGCATCTTCTCTTTCTTCATTCTGCGGGCGCTGGGCGAATTGATCGTACACCGCCCGTCCAGCGGCAGCTTTGTTTCCTACGCCCGCGAATTTCTGGGCGAAAAAGCCTCTTATGTCGCCGGCTGGATGTACTTTCTCAACTGGGCGATGACCGGCATCGTCGATATCACCGCGGTCGCGCTCTACATACACTACTGGGGCACCTTTGCCGAGGTTCCCCAATGGATGTTCGCGCTCGGCGCGCTGGCGATTGTCACCACCATGAACATGATTGGCGTGAAATGGTTCGCCGAGATGGAGTTCTGGTTCGCGCTGATCAAAGTCGCCGCGATTTCCCTGTTCCTGGTAGTTGGCACCATTTTCCTCGGCACCGGCAAAACGCTGGACGGCAACGTGCCGGGGCTGCACCTGATTACCGATAACGGCGGGCTGTTCCCGCACGGCCTGCTACCGGCGCTGGTTCTGGTGCAAGGGGTTATCTTCGCGTTCGCCGGGGTGGAGCTGATCGGCACCGCCGCCGGCGAGTGTAAAGACCCGGAAAAAACGCTGCCCAAAGCGGTCAACAGCGTTATCTGGCGTATCGGTCTGTTCTACGTTGGCTCGGTCATCCTGCTGGTGTGCCTGCTGCCGTGGAATGCCTATCAGGCCGGACAAAGTCCGTTCGTTACCTTCTTCAGCAAGCTGGGCGTGCCTTATATCGGCACCATCATGAATATCGTGGTGCTGTCGGCGGCGCTTTCCAGCCTCAACTCCGGGTTGTACTCCACCGGCCGTATCCTGCGTTCGCTGTCTCAGGGCGGTTCCGCGCCGAAATTCCTCGGCAATATGAGCGCGCAGTCGGTGCCTTACGCCGGCATTCTGGTCACCGTCTGCATCCACATTATTGGGGTGTTCCTGAATTACATCGTGCCGTCGCAGGTGTTTGAAATCGTCCTGAACGTGGCCTCGCTCGGCATTATCAGCTCCTGGGCGTTCATCATCATTTGCCAGATGAAGCTGCGTCAGGCCATTCATCAGGGCAAAGCCAGCCCGGTGGCCTTCCGTATGCCGCTGGCGCCGTTCTCCTCCTGGCTAACGCTGGCGTTTCTGTTCAGCGTGCTGGTGCTGATGGCGCTGGATTACCCGAACGGCACCTGGACTATCGCCACCATCCCGGTGCTGGCGATCATGCTGATTGCCGGCTGGTATGGGCTGCGTAAACAGAAAGAAGAAGTCAACCGGCTGAAAGCAGAACACGAAAAAACGGCAGCCTGA
- the trmB gene encoding tRNA (guanosine(46)-N7)-methyltransferase TrmB, which yields MINNVISPEFDENGRPLRRIRSFVRRQGRLTKGQQQALDDFWPVKGVEYQNEALDFARLFGRDAPVVLEIGFGMGASLVTMAQQHPEQNFIGIEVHVPGVGACLGAAQEAGVDNLRVMCHDAVEVLEHMIPDGSLAMVQLFFPDPWHKARHNKRRIVQAPFAELVRSKLAIGGVFHMATDWEPYAQHMLEVMSSLAGYRNLSDHNDYVPRPASRPLTKFEARGQRLGHGVWDLMFERNQ from the coding sequence ATGATCAATAACGTCATCTCTCCGGAATTTGATGAAAACGGACGCCCGCTGCGCAGAATCCGCAGTTTTGTGCGCCGCCAGGGCCGCCTGACCAAAGGACAGCAACAGGCGCTGGATGATTTTTGGCCGGTGAAGGGCGTGGAGTATCAGAATGAGGCGCTGGATTTCGCCCGGCTATTCGGACGCGATGCGCCGGTGGTGCTGGAGATCGGTTTTGGGATGGGGGCGTCTTTGGTGACGATGGCGCAGCAGCACCCGGAACAGAATTTTATCGGTATAGAAGTGCATGTGCCCGGCGTGGGGGCTTGTCTGGGCGCGGCGCAAGAGGCGGGCGTCGACAACCTGCGGGTGATGTGCCATGACGCGGTGGAAGTGCTGGAACACATGATCCCCGATGGTTCGCTTGCCATGGTGCAGCTGTTTTTCCCCGATCCGTGGCACAAGGCGCGCCATAATAAACGCCGTATCGTTCAGGCGCCTTTTGCCGAACTGGTGCGCAGCAAGCTGGCGATCGGCGGTGTGTTTCATATGGCCACCGACTGGGAACCTTATGCGCAACATATGCTCGAAGTGATGAGTTCGCTCGCAGGTTATCGCAACCTGTCGGACCATAATGATTATGTGCCGCGCCCGGCGTCGCGGCCATTGACCAAATTTGAGGCCCGCGGCCAGCGGCTGGGGCATGGTGTCTGGGATCTGATGTTTGAGAGGAATCAATAA
- a CDS encoding ornithine decarboxylase: protein MKQLKIAANAAVASRLITLRPVVALSQTDFTDIAAVVVSVEEARSGILSVMHHSGFGIPAFVVRESWHSGQETLPPNSEWLCLDKTGEHALLLEKTAAEYQARLLPPFFDTLSKYVGMRNTTFACPGHQGGAFFRKHPAGRQFFDFYGENLFRSDICNADVKLGDLLIHEGAAKKAQKFAATVFNADKTYFVLNGTSAANKVVTNALLTRGDLVLFDRNNHKSNHHGALIQAGATPVYLETARNPFGFIGGVDAHCFNDGYLRELVREVAPDRADEARPFRLAVIQLGTYDGTIYNARQVVDSIGHLCDYILFDSAWVGYEQFIPMMEQCSPLLLDLNENDPGIFVTQSVHKQQAGFSQTSQIHKKDNHIRGQKRFCPHKRLNNAFMLHASTSPFYPLFAALDVNAKMHEGPSGRRLWMECVRLGIEARKQLLERCSLIKPFVPPTVGGLRWQDHDTEVMAQDVRFFNFEPSDNWHAFEGYAQQQYFVDPCKLLLTTPGIDAVTGAYTEFGIPATILANYLREHGIIPEKCDLNSILFLLTPAEDSVKMERLTAALVQFEQLIEQDAPLSEVLPNLYHKYEQRYAGYTLRRLCQEMHDFYVSHDVKRLQKEMFRKASFPQAVVLPQDAHTAYIRGEVDLVPLAEAQGRIAAEGALPYPPGVLCVVPGEVWGGAVLRYFQALEAGINLMPGFAPELQGVYSVAQEDGSKRLCANVIAR, encoded by the coding sequence ATGAAACAGTTAAAAATTGCGGCTAATGCGGCGGTTGCCTCCCGTCTAATCACCCTGCGTCCGGTTGTGGCGCTCAGTCAAACCGACTTTACCGACATCGCGGCCGTCGTGGTATCGGTGGAGGAGGCGCGCAGCGGCATCCTGTCGGTGATGCATCATTCCGGCTTCGGTATTCCGGCATTCGTCGTGCGGGAGTCTTGGCATAGCGGCCAGGAAACGCTGCCGCCGAACAGCGAATGGCTGTGTCTGGATAAAACCGGCGAGCACGCGCTTCTGCTGGAAAAGACGGCGGCGGAGTATCAGGCCCGGTTGTTGCCGCCATTCTTTGACACGCTGTCCAAGTATGTCGGCATGCGCAACACCACCTTTGCTTGCCCGGGTCATCAGGGCGGGGCGTTTTTTCGCAAGCATCCGGCGGGGCGCCAGTTTTTCGATTTCTACGGCGAAAACCTGTTCCGGTCCGATATCTGCAACGCGGATGTGAAGCTGGGCGATTTGCTGATTCATGAAGGCGCGGCCAAAAAGGCGCAGAAGTTCGCGGCCACCGTGTTCAACGCGGACAAAACCTATTTCGTGCTGAACGGCACCTCGGCAGCCAACAAAGTGGTGACCAACGCCTTGCTGACGCGCGGCGATCTGGTGTTGTTCGACCGCAATAACCACAAATCCAATCATCATGGCGCGTTGATTCAGGCCGGTGCGACGCCGGTTTATCTGGAAACCGCCCGTAACCCGTTCGGTTTTATCGGCGGGGTGGATGCGCACTGTTTTAACGACGGTTACCTGCGTGAGCTGGTGCGTGAAGTCGCGCCGGATCGCGCTGACGAAGCCCGTCCGTTCCGTCTGGCGGTGATTCAGCTCGGCACCTATGACGGCACTATCTATAACGCCCGGCAGGTGGTGGACAGCATCGGTCACCTGTGCGACTACATCCTGTTCGACTCCGCCTGGGTGGGGTACGAGCAGTTCATCCCGATGATGGAGCAGTGCTCGCCGCTGTTGCTGGATCTGAACGAGAACGATCCGGGAATTTTCGTCACCCAGTCGGTGCATAAGCAGCAAGCCGGTTTCTCGCAAACCTCGCAAATTCACAAGAAAGACAACCATATTCGCGGGCAGAAGCGCTTCTGCCCGCACAAGCGCCTCAATAATGCGTTCATGCTGCACGCGTCCACCAGCCCGTTTTATCCGCTATTCGCCGCGCTGGACGTCAACGCCAAAATGCATGAGGGGCCGAGCGGTCGCCGGCTGTGGATGGAGTGCGTCAGGCTGGGGATCGAAGCGCGTAAGCAACTGCTGGAGCGCTGCTCGCTGATCAAGCCGTTTGTGCCGCCGACGGTAGGCGGCCTGCGCTGGCAGGACCACGACACCGAGGTGATGGCGCAGGATGTGCGCTTCTTCAACTTCGAGCCGAGCGACAACTGGCACGCCTTTGAAGGCTATGCGCAGCAACAGTATTTTGTCGACCCGTGCAAACTGCTGCTGACGACGCCGGGGATTGACGCGGTGACCGGCGCGTATACCGAGTTTGGTATTCCGGCGACCATTCTTGCCAACTACCTGCGCGAACACGGCATCATTCCGGAAAAATGCGATCTTAACTCGATTCTGTTCCTGCTGACCCCGGCGGAAGACAGCGTGAAGATGGAGCGTCTGACGGCTGCGCTGGTGCAGTTCGAGCAACTGATCGAGCAGGACGCGCCGTTAAGCGAAGTGTTGCCGAACCTGTATCACAAATATGAGCAGCGCTATGCCGGCTATACCCTGCGCCGCCTGTGTCAGGAGATGCACGATTTTTACGTCAGTCACGATGTGAAGCGGCTGCAAAAAGAGATGTTCCGCAAAGCCTCTTTCCCGCAGGCGGTGGTGTTACCGCAGGATGCTCACACCGCGTATATCCGCGGCGAGGTAGACCTGGTGCCGCTGGCCGAAGCGCAAGGGCGCATCGCGGCGGAAGGGGCGTTGCCTTACCCGCCGGGCGTGCTGTGCGTGGTGCCGGGGGAAGTCTGGGGCGGTGCAGTGCTGCGTTACTTCCAGGCGCTGGAAGCGGGCATCAACCTGATGCCGGGCTTTGCGCCGGAGCTACAGGGCGTCTACAGCGTGGCGCAGGAAGACGGCAGCAAACGCCTGTGCGCGAATGTGATTGCTCGCTAA
- a CDS encoding oxidative damage protection protein: MSRTIFCTFLQRDAEGLDFQLYPGELGKRIYNEISKEAWSQWQTKQTMLINEKKLNMMNVEHRKLLEQEMVQFLFEGKDVHIDGYTPPQH; this comes from the coding sequence ATGAGCAGAACCATTTTCTGTACCTTTTTACAACGCGACGCCGAAGGGCTCGACTTCCAGCTCTACCCCGGCGAGCTGGGCAAACGCATCTATAACGAAATATCAAAAGAAGCCTGGTCACAGTGGCAGACCAAGCAGACCATGCTGATCAATGAGAAAAAGCTCAACATGATGAATGTAGAGCACCGTAAGCTGCTGGAGCAGGAGATGGTGCAGTTCCTGTTCGAAGGCAAGGACGTGCATATCGACGGTTACACCCCGCCGCAACATTAA
- a CDS encoding helix-turn-helix transcriptional regulator — protein sequence MSRSHRLFDLIQALRRHRGTVSGEALARETGVSLRTIRRDIATLQAMGADIDGAPGVGYLLRPGFLLPPLSFTEEELQALAAGAQWVSRQTDDALALAAQNALAKIGGVLHPEMRRVLDDDALYVGRQREMASSLDLARVRQAMREQRKMRITYMDQLGVASERIVWPIVLGFVESRRFIAGWCELREDFRLFRADRITHVEYLNDRYSRSRRRLVKEWRTQEALRCKHQTGR from the coding sequence GTGTCGCGCAGTCATCGGTTATTCGATCTGATACAGGCGCTTCGCCGGCACCGTGGAACGGTGTCCGGCGAAGCGCTTGCACGCGAGACTGGCGTATCGTTGCGCACCATTCGCCGTGATATCGCTACGCTGCAAGCGATGGGAGCCGATATCGATGGCGCTCCTGGCGTGGGCTATCTATTGCGACCAGGCTTCCTTCTGCCGCCGCTGTCTTTCACCGAGGAAGAGCTACAAGCGCTGGCAGCCGGCGCCCAGTGGGTCAGCCGCCAGACTGACGACGCTCTGGCGCTCGCCGCGCAGAACGCACTCGCCAAAATCGGCGGGGTGCTTCATCCCGAGATGAGACGAGTCCTGGACGATGACGCGCTCTATGTCGGCCGCCAAAGGGAAATGGCCTCAAGCCTTGATCTGGCGCGGGTGCGGCAGGCCATGCGCGAACAACGCAAGATGCGCATCACATACATGGATCAGCTCGGCGTGGCGTCAGAGCGCATCGTGTGGCCAATCGTCCTCGGTTTTGTTGAATCCCGGCGCTTCATTGCCGGCTGGTGTGAACTGCGTGAAGACTTCCGCCTCTTTCGCGCCGACCGTATCACCCACGTCGAGTATCTGAACGACCGTTATTCACGCAGCCGTCGACGGCTTGTTAAGGAATGGCGTACGCAGGAAGCGTTAAGGTGTAAGCATCAAACAGGGCGCTAG